A window of Nocardia arthritidis genomic DNA:
AGTATCCGGGAGATTTCGGCCGGGGGGAGTTCGCCGGGCGGGAACACCTTCGAATACAGGTTCATCGTTCGATTGGCGAAATCCACTGCCATGATGCCGATTTCGCCGCCGTAGCGGTCGAGGTGCGCGGCATGGGCGCGGGCGCTATCCGGTATGCCCGGGAATTCGAGCATCCGCGTCACCGGAACCAGTTCGGGAAAGACCGTCCAAATCTTCTGCACGCCGCTTGTGACCGAGACGTCAACGCCCCAGGCCACCGGTACCGCGTCGCCGACCGCTGTGAGCAGCTGTTCCATCGGGTGGCCGGTGTAGGTGAGCAGTCCGGCTTTGCGCAGCCGCGGCACCAGATCGGGTGCGTTGGAATGCATCATGCGCACGTTGAGCTCGCGCTCGGCCACCGGATGCGTTGTGGTTCGAACGCCGACCACCGAGGTGGTCCACAGGTCGGCCAGCGTCTCCAGTATGGGGTCCATGACCGCGGAGTCGTACTCGACCTCGGCCAGGTCCGCGTAGCGGCGAAGATCGTGCCGGAATTGCTCGAGCGTCACGCCGGGCGTGCTCATGGTCACCTCGAATACCCACGTGCAGGTGTGGGCTGTGGTCCGTAACAGCGATGTCGTGGCTCAGAATAACTCTTCGTGCACGGACGTTTGGGCGCTCGGACCAAACCCGGCCGACCTCCGTCTTCTGGTTATTACCTCCGAAGTAGTGGACACTACGGTTTGTAGTAGATACTGTGTGTGTTGTCAGAGCCGCACCATGGGAGGGCGACATGACGATCACAGAGATCTTC
This region includes:
- a CDS encoding aromatic prenyltransferase, whose translation is MSTPGVTLEQFRHDLRRYADLAEVEYDSAVMDPILETLADLWTTSVVGVRTTTHPVAERELNVRMMHSNAPDLVPRLRKAGLLTYTGHPMEQLLTAVGDAVPVAWGVDVSVTSGVQKIWTVFPELVPVTRMLEFPGIPDSARAHAAHLDRYGGEIGIMAVDFANRTMNLYSKVFPPGELPPAEISRILADLDFVPASEEELRLLTGTFNLYRTFSWTSPRMRRICFPLRCDIDNFPTHLHPVLDRFVKGAPYSGPGRPEGLVFYVAYGPDDRYYKVQVGYTDAIGATYPGGTVPRMK